One window from the genome of Bacillus weihaiensis encodes:
- a CDS encoding methyl-accepting chemotaxis protein: MKVKKGHQKLKKKPPKYTNRKKSIYKALKLDDIRSIEKGDIMRKINSISFKLLMGISAMILLATTTLGILSYQFAKVELVNSGKLDLQHLVENSVSTLEIFNDQVESGSLTIEEAKEKAREVLIGPTVSNDGVISHDFSQSSFVYKKDGYLLAYDSNYIAQLHPVIPVGENKKDLQNAKGQYIVQDIVKAAKATSQEERFYEYAWKNTGETLERNKIVYLSYFEPWDWHIGIGAYEDEFYESLDKLLYVILGVTLIITIVGIISFYFITRNKLKSLQDITTSSLLIAKGDLHVKSLPESGDEIGQLGKAFNQMTEQLKSMISNMQVTSTNVSQSALELSALTEETNATSEEIGRAMNEITQGSVSQATDIESTSQKTEDLGVAIKNMNQQNQEMLKLTDDSTNAIELGKEKVRVLQSSNKESIQASDQISIGITNLYSSIKDIANIVTTIDSISQQTNLLALNASIEAARAGEYGKGFAVVADEVRKLAEETNKATSEIQHMISHIEKETETTVIAMANTSDITMKLDSAVTDTETQFNHISSTMNRIIEAVGQLNLEIEVVTNHSDSIVDSIQNVAAVAEQTAASSEEVLASIDEQTNVIGTIATSAQNLNELSETLQQMIQRFEKEK, encoded by the coding sequence ATGAAGGTGAAGAAGGGGCACCAGAAACTAAAAAAAAAACCTCCCAAGTACACCAACAGAAAAAAGTCTATTTATAAAGCATTAAAACTTGACGATATAAGAAGTATAGAAAAGGGGGACATTATGAGAAAGATAAATAGTATTTCATTTAAGTTGTTGATGGGTATTTCTGCTATGATTTTACTTGCAACTACTACTTTAGGAATTTTAAGTTATCAATTTGCGAAGGTTGAGTTGGTTAATAGTGGGAAGTTAGACTTGCAGCATCTTGTAGAAAATTCAGTTTCTACACTGGAAATTTTCAATGATCAAGTAGAATCTGGATCACTTACCATTGAAGAGGCAAAAGAAAAGGCTCGAGAAGTATTAATTGGACCGACGGTGTCAAATGACGGAGTTATATCCCATGATTTTTCGCAATCTTCCTTTGTTTATAAAAAAGATGGGTATTTGTTGGCGTATGATTCAAACTATATTGCGCAGCTACATCCGGTTATTCCTGTTGGAGAGAACAAGAAAGATTTGCAAAACGCTAAAGGACAATATATTGTTCAGGATATTGTTAAGGCAGCCAAAGCTACTAGTCAAGAAGAGCGTTTTTATGAATATGCATGGAAAAACACAGGGGAAACGCTTGAGAGAAATAAAATTGTCTATTTGTCCTATTTTGAACCATGGGATTGGCATATAGGCATTGGAGCTTACGAAGATGAATTCTATGAATCTTTGGATAAACTTCTATATGTCATTTTAGGTGTTACACTCATTATTACTATTGTAGGAATTATATCATTCTATTTTATCACTAGAAATAAGTTGAAGAGTTTACAGGATATCACTACGTCCTCTCTCCTTATAGCTAAAGGTGATTTACATGTGAAATCGTTACCAGAATCTGGCGATGAAATCGGCCAATTGGGGAAAGCATTTAATCAAATGACTGAGCAATTAAAATCCATGATTTCAAATATGCAAGTAACAAGTACTAACGTTTCACAATCTGCATTAGAGTTATCCGCGTTAACAGAGGAAACGAATGCAACAAGTGAAGAAATTGGCCGGGCTATGAATGAAATCACACAAGGTTCTGTTTCACAAGCTACTGACATTGAATCCACAAGTCAAAAAACGGAGGATTTAGGTGTAGCGATTAAAAATATGAATCAACAAAATCAAGAGATGCTTAAGCTAACAGATGATTCTACCAACGCAATTGAGCTAGGAAAAGAGAAAGTAAGGGTGCTCCAGTCGTCAAACAAGGAATCTATTCAAGCATCAGATCAAATTAGTATTGGGATTACGAACTTATACAGCAGTATTAAAGATATTGCGAACATTGTAACGACTATTGATTCGATCTCACAACAAACAAATTTACTGGCTTTAAATGCAAGTATAGAAGCGGCAAGAGCCGGTGAATATGGAAAAGGATTTGCCGTTGTGGCAGACGAGGTTCGAAAGCTAGCTGAAGAAACAAATAAAGCAACATCTGAAATTCAGCACATGATTAGTCATATTGAAAAAGAAACGGAAACAACTGTTATAGCAATGGCAAATACATCAGACATTACTATGAAGCTTGATAGTGCTGTAACGGATACTGAAACACAATTCAATCACATCTCAAGCACAATGAATCGAATTATTGAAGCAGTGGGACAGCTAAACTTAGAAATTGAAGTAGTTACAAACCATAGCGATAGTATTGTCGACTCTATTCAAAACGTTGCAGCCGTCGCAGAACAAACAGCTGCATCATCTGAAGAGGTACTTGCTAGCATCGACGAACAAACAAATGTCATCGGCACCATCGCAACATCTGCCCAAAACCTAAACGAACTAAGCGAAACCCTACAGCAGATGATTCAACGATTTGAAAAAGAGAAATAG
- a CDS encoding EAL domain-containing protein has protein sequence MFNMPNVSVVNVLEGEYASSIVLMSVVIACCASYVALSLNQRIQQNSFFHRYFWLSLASVAMGLGIWSMHFVGMSAFMLPLSMEYDFFLTGISILPAIFASFLAFYIANRTNTSHWPYLVSGISMGLGISSMHYVGMAAMKMDASYVYKPIIFTISVLIAITVSYVALSIFSNSKRFIDTQLKKLITSIIMGLGISSMHYTGMKAVVFYVDKSAGHELNHIHQMDVSHLIKFVAIGITLLLLISGLASILDRYVEYRMNYFDALTQLPNQRQFESLLNKNMSLRGTLAIIEIHQLEKWISTHGYSIGDDIVQTVKRIIEEQKSPSSTIYRIEGNRLAIMDWDDQSGKRMKASLNEISAALKMPLKRKDHILTIDHICVYSSSNKEKGMKELFANTLAVLQHPSALMDSGVIEYNPSVHTFNLERQVVLDIERAMEQHELFLVYQPKVCSKTYDVSGVEALLRWKHPEQGMISPGVFIPILESNGKIFDVTDWVIREVSKQISIWKREGRPFAKVSINIPGPYITSERLMSVLKENIRDHNIDSRSLELEITETSVIDNIENAIKAVGEYRKLGLSVALDDFGTGLSSLSYLKRIPVTTIKIDKSFVDDVPDSEKDSAVLKAIITLCSSLNMKVVIEGVETKQQFDFIKSVTETPHIQGYYFSKPLEAQELTEWCLALPGKSCTTDEGIVSQV, from the coding sequence ATGTTTAATATGCCAAATGTAAGTGTGGTTAATGTGTTAGAAGGGGAGTATGCTTCTTCCATTGTGTTAATGTCGGTTGTGATTGCTTGTTGTGCTTCATATGTTGCGCTTTCGTTGAATCAGAGAATTCAGCAGAATAGTTTCTTTCATCGGTATTTTTGGCTTTCTCTTGCTTCTGTCGCAATGGGGCTAGGAATTTGGTCGATGCACTTTGTCGGAATGAGTGCATTTATGCTTCCACTATCAATGGAGTATGATTTTTTTCTAACAGGAATTTCTATTTTGCCGGCCATTTTTGCCTCTTTTCTAGCGTTTTATATCGCAAATCGAACAAATACATCGCATTGGCCATATCTAGTTTCAGGTATTTCAATGGGACTGGGAATTTCTTCGATGCATTATGTTGGTATGGCTGCGATGAAGATGGATGCCTCCTATGTATACAAGCCTATTATATTTACGATTTCTGTTCTGATTGCCATTACCGTGTCGTATGTTGCATTAAGTATTTTTTCGAATTCAAAGAGATTTATAGATACCCAGCTTAAAAAGCTTATCACCTCCATTATTATGGGACTTGGTATCTCTAGTATGCATTACACGGGAATGAAGGCCGTCGTTTTTTATGTAGACAAATCTGCTGGTCATGAGCTTAATCACATTCATCAAATGGATGTGTCCCACTTAATAAAATTTGTGGCGATCGGCATTACCCTTTTATTGCTTATATCAGGGTTGGCAAGTATTCTTGATCGATATGTAGAATATCGTATGAATTATTTCGATGCGCTAACACAGCTGCCAAACCAGAGACAGTTTGAAAGTCTCCTTAATAAAAACATGAGTTTAAGAGGAACACTAGCAATCATCGAAATTCATCAGCTTGAAAAGTGGATAAGTACACATGGGTATTCAATTGGTGATGACATCGTTCAAACGGTGAAAAGGATAATAGAGGAACAAAAGTCACCTAGTTCAACGATTTATCGAATTGAAGGGAATCGTTTGGCGATTATGGATTGGGATGATCAATCCGGAAAAAGAATGAAGGCCTCGTTGAACGAAATTTCAGCAGCTTTAAAAATGCCTTTGAAAAGGAAAGACCATATTCTAACTATTGATCATATTTGTGTTTATAGCTCTTCAAACAAAGAAAAAGGCATGAAGGAATTATTTGCGAACACATTGGCAGTACTCCAACACCCATCTGCATTAATGGATAGTGGCGTGATTGAGTACAACCCTTCTGTTCATACGTTTAATTTAGAACGTCAAGTCGTGCTTGATATTGAACGAGCGATGGAACAGCATGAGTTATTTCTTGTCTATCAACCTAAGGTGTGTTCAAAAACCTATGATGTGTCAGGCGTGGAAGCACTATTACGCTGGAAGCATCCAGAACAAGGAATGATCTCACCAGGTGTATTCATACCGATTCTTGAAAGTAATGGGAAAATCTTTGATGTGACAGATTGGGTCATACGTGAAGTAAGTAAACAAATATCGATTTGGAAAAGAGAAGGAAGACCATTTGCAAAGGTTTCTATTAATATTCCAGGTCCGTACATTACCTCTGAAAGATTGATGTCTGTCCTAAAGGAGAATATAAGGGATCATAACATTGACAGCCGATCATTAGAGCTTGAAATTACCGAAACTAGTGTCATTGACAACATCGAGAATGCAATAAAGGCTGTTGGTGAATATCGAAAATTAGGTCTCTCTGTTGCGTTAGACGACTTTGGAACCGGCTTATCATCGTTATCCTATTTGAAACGAATCCCTGTTACAACAATCAAAATTGACAAATCGTTTGTAGACGATGTCCCAGACTCTGAAAAAGACTCGGCAGTCCTAAAAGCCATCATCACCCTATGCAGCTCCTTAAATATGAAAGTCGTCATCGAAGGAGTAGAAACTAAACAACAATTCGACTTCATCAAATCAGTCACCGAAACCCCCCATATCCAAGGCTACTATTTCTCAAAGCCATTGGAGGCTCAAGAGCTAACGGAATGGTGCCTGGCACTACCCGGAAAATCTTGTACCACAGACGAGGGAATTGTTTCACAAGTATGA
- a CDS encoding DUF3100 domain-containing protein, whose translation MSEVQKEMWKDWRLHAVVFLIVLVTEWIGIHQFSLGPGVILLLPMLYAILIGLGLYFTPIIKEKQAKNAEPLIVLGVTLLIAKIGVIIGPSLPKIIEAGPALLLQEFGNLGTIFIALPIAVALGMKRESIGMTHSVAREPNVGLIVDKFGFNSAEGRGVMAIYIFGTVFGAVFMGLISGFLATITPLHPLSFAMASGIGSGSMMAAASGSLVAAFPALETDIIAFAGASNLLSLSTGLYMSIFIGLPLTEKMYDLLTKRREKKMNASKGMGV comes from the coding sequence ATGTCAGAAGTACAAAAAGAAATGTGGAAGGATTGGCGACTCCATGCTGTTGTTTTCCTCATTGTGCTCGTAACCGAGTGGATTGGAATTCACCAATTTTCTTTAGGGCCTGGGGTTATTCTTTTATTACCAATGCTTTATGCCATCCTGATAGGTTTAGGGTTATATTTCACGCCGATCATAAAAGAGAAGCAGGCAAAAAATGCGGAACCGCTCATTGTCCTTGGGGTTACATTATTAATTGCTAAGATCGGAGTGATAATAGGCCCGTCTTTACCGAAAATTATTGAAGCTGGTCCAGCACTTTTACTACAGGAGTTTGGGAACTTAGGAACGATCTTCATTGCTTTACCAATTGCTGTTGCATTAGGAATGAAAAGAGAGAGTATTGGCATGACTCATTCTGTTGCAAGGGAGCCAAATGTTGGGTTAATTGTTGACAAGTTTGGCTTTAATTCAGCAGAAGGCCGGGGAGTAATGGCCATTTATATTTTTGGGACCGTATTTGGTGCCGTGTTTATGGGACTTATCTCTGGATTTTTAGCCACAATTACACCTCTGCATCCCTTATCCTTTGCAATGGCCTCTGGGATTGGAAGTGGGAGTATGATGGCAGCAGCGAGTGGCTCATTGGTAGCGGCCTTCCCAGCGTTAGAAACAGATATTATCGCCTTTGCTGGTGCTAGTAATCTTTTATCTTTATCAACCGGTTTATATATGAGTATCTTTATCGGCCTACCACTTACTGAAAAAATGTATGACCTTTTAACGAAACGTAGAGAGAAAAAGATGAACGCTTCTAAAGGGATGGGGGTTTAA
- a CDS encoding TRAP transporter large permease yields MIWIMIISFFLLILLGVPIAFSMGASALFYIMVEGIPLEMVAQRFFSNTQSFAFLAIPFFILAGNLMIHGNIAQRIINVANSMVRQLPGGLGCVSVVTSMGMAGVSGSSVADAASTGSVLIPEMKRKGYSASFAAAINASSSVVGIIIPPSSTMIIIAWLANLSVAQMFIAGIIPGVLVGLIYLITTIIISIRRGYPRESKPTFVEFVRSIRSAFWALLLPIILIGSIVFGIATATEAAAISVIYALIIGLFVYRSLNVKNIMASLRETVHGTSIVLVTVCSSMIFTWVLISEGIPKLIAQGLQGLGLPGWALMLVIVAIMLVAGMIMELVPNLFLFIPIFFPIATDLGMDPIQFAIVMLVTLALGMFTPPVGATLFISCYLAKVGIEKTIKDVLPFFIAGIFVVLLITYLPFLTLWLPGLFHS; encoded by the coding sequence ATGATTTGGATCATGATCATTAGTTTTTTTCTATTAATTTTACTAGGCGTTCCGATAGCCTTTTCAATGGGTGCTTCAGCCCTATTTTATATTATGGTTGAAGGCATCCCACTAGAAATGGTTGCCCAGCGCTTTTTTTCTAATACACAGTCCTTTGCTTTTCTAGCGATTCCTTTCTTTATCCTTGCGGGAAATTTAATGATTCATGGAAATATTGCACAGAGAATTATCAATGTTGCTAATTCAATGGTACGCCAGCTTCCGGGAGGACTTGGCTGCGTATCGGTCGTTACAAGTATGGGGATGGCAGGAGTATCAGGTTCATCCGTTGCTGACGCTGCTTCGACGGGAAGTGTGCTGATACCTGAAATGAAGCGAAAAGGGTATTCGGCATCGTTTGCAGCTGCAATTAATGCGTCAAGCTCCGTGGTAGGGATTATTATTCCTCCTAGCAGTACGATGATTATTATTGCCTGGTTAGCGAATTTGTCTGTTGCTCAAATGTTTATTGCCGGTATTATTCCAGGTGTATTAGTAGGTCTTATTTATTTAATCACAACAATCATCATATCCATTAGAAGAGGCTATCCAAGAGAAAGCAAGCCAACGTTTGTTGAGTTTGTAAGAAGTATCCGTAGTGCGTTCTGGGCGCTCTTACTTCCAATTATTTTAATTGGCTCTATCGTCTTTGGAATCGCAACTGCGACTGAAGCGGCAGCCATCTCGGTTATTTATGCACTTATTATAGGTTTATTTGTTTACCGAAGCTTAAACGTTAAAAACATTATGGCTTCTTTACGTGAGACTGTTCATGGAACGAGTATTGTCCTCGTGACAGTGTGTTCCTCGATGATCTTTACGTGGGTACTGATTTCTGAGGGGATTCCCAAACTGATCGCTCAAGGCTTACAAGGGTTAGGTCTTCCAGGTTGGGCGCTTATGCTTGTGATCGTTGCCATCATGCTTGTAGCAGGAATGATTATGGAGCTTGTTCCGAATTTATTTTTATTCATTCCGATCTTCTTCCCAATTGCAACTGACTTAGGAATGGATCCCATTCAATTTGCAATCGTGATGCTTGTAACCTTAGCACTTGGCATGTTTACACCACCTGTTGGCGCCACACTCTTTATCTCATGTTACCTTGCGAAGGTAGGGATTGAGAAGACAATTAAAGATGTCTTGCCATTCTTTATTGCAGGTATTTTTGTTGTTTTACTGATCACGTATCTTCCATTTTTAACATTATGGCTACCTGGACTATTCCATTCGTAA
- a CDS encoding TRAP transporter small permease, with translation MVKNVKIIDRFMKGVDLFASAMMAFLTIIVFAEVLSRYVFNYPLVYSNELTLLLFPWVIFIGAISITKSEGHLSITFFRELMPKKVQKWMYLFSKAVMLYFSFYMMISSYEIAKAVSQQVMPVLRISKAWLYASITVSFLAIMILLVYQIICILLNKLEPPREEDMLHDLDHDH, from the coding sequence ATGGTGAAAAATGTGAAAATCATTGATCGGTTCATGAAAGGCGTCGATCTATTTGCGAGTGCGATGATGGCGTTTTTGACCATTATTGTTTTTGCAGAAGTGTTAAGCCGATATGTCTTCAATTATCCGCTAGTTTATTCAAATGAACTTACCTTGCTTTTATTTCCTTGGGTTATTTTTATCGGGGCCATCTCGATTACAAAAAGTGAAGGCCATCTTTCGATTACCTTTTTCCGAGAGTTAATGCCTAAAAAGGTTCAAAAATGGATGTATCTTTTCTCGAAGGCCGTGATGCTCTATTTTTCCTTTTATATGATGATCTCAAGCTATGAAATCGCCAAAGCTGTTTCCCAACAGGTGATGCCTGTGTTAAGAATTTCAAAAGCATGGCTATACGCTTCTATTACGGTATCGTTCCTAGCGATTATGATTTTACTAGTCTACCAGATTATTTGCATACTACTAAACAAGCTTGAGCCACCTAGAGAGGAGGATATGCTACATGATTTGGATCATGATCATTAG
- a CDS encoding TRAP transporter substrate-binding protein: MEAWLWNSGLENDSKGAAAKAFKEYVEKESDGRITIEFFPNETYATSPEMIEAVQVGALEMAIPGANELANVVPEYAALSLPFLTEGFEEAHAILDGPIGDELEAKADAQGFKSLNDVELGFTQITNNVRPIEKPEDLEGIKMRSPNDVSLIETFKALGSSVSTMAYTEIYNGLSQGVIDGQFNPLMNIFDQNMHEVQDYLAMTNHTYYYCYMILNKDVFESLDEDLQKIVLEASEKAKVASRELIQQNEEEYVEKAKSEFKEITYPDLVPFQEAVKPVYKEVEEVMGAEIINDMQTFLEEKRSGN; this comes from the coding sequence ATGGAAGCTTGGCTGTGGAATTCGGGCCTTGAAAATGATTCAAAGGGTGCGGCTGCAAAGGCATTTAAAGAGTATGTTGAAAAAGAATCTGATGGCCGTATTACCATTGAGTTTTTCCCAAATGAAACGTATGCTACATCTCCAGAAATGATTGAAGCCGTTCAAGTTGGGGCGTTAGAAATGGCGATACCAGGCGCAAATGAGCTTGCGAATGTGGTTCCTGAGTACGCGGCACTTTCTCTTCCGTTTTTGACAGAGGGCTTTGAAGAGGCTCATGCAATCCTTGATGGTCCAATTGGTGACGAGCTAGAAGCGAAGGCAGATGCACAGGGCTTCAAAAGCTTAAATGATGTGGAATTAGGCTTTACCCAGATTACGAATAATGTTCGTCCTATTGAAAAGCCTGAGGATTTAGAGGGAATCAAAATGCGATCTCCTAACGATGTGAGTTTGATTGAAACGTTCAAAGCACTTGGGTCTTCCGTATCAACGATGGCTTACACTGAAATTTATAATGGGCTTTCACAAGGTGTTATTGATGGCCAGTTTAACCCACTGATGAATATTTTTGATCAAAATATGCACGAGGTTCAAGATTATCTTGCGATGACAAATCACACGTACTACTACTGCTACATGATTTTAAATAAAGACGTGTTTGAAAGCTTAGATGAAGATCTGCAAAAAATCGTCCTAGAAGCATCTGAGAAAGCAAAAGTAGCTTCACGTGAGCTTATTCAACAGAATGAGGAAGAATATGTAGAAAAAGCAAAATCAGAATTCAAAGAAATTACGTATCCAGACTTAGTGCCATTCCAAGAGGCGGTAAAGCCAGTTTATAAGGAAGTGGAAGAAGTAATGGGTGCAGAGATTATTAACGACATGCAAACTTTCCTAGAAGAAAAACGCAGTGGAAACTAA
- a CDS encoding Zn-dependent hydrolase, whose protein sequence is MNQVVSENIELRNRLQSDFDHSLSHSGISGERVAKRLAELGQIGLTEAGGVNRISFSKEERAAKELVKKWMQEIGLSVREDGAGNVFGRLEGTKELPVVMSGSHVDSVPTGGHFDGPLGVIAALEVAEAWKDTNYQPKKPLEVVVFTDEEGARFNGGLTGSRAMTGEMDIDKQKSLLDIYGDPFEEVIQKDGLTLEGFIEAKRDLSEIAAYVEVHIEQGKRLEKEGLPVGIVTGIAGPSWLNMTFKGEAGHAGNTPMNDRRDPLVAASEFVSKVKDLPKTVSDSAVATVGKLEVFPNGVNVIPGEVRLTVDIRDIHSETRDTLAQLVKDLANSTSDKYEVEVEMKETLHVAPVAVPPDMQQKAARAVTETIGTKAYYLPSGAGHDAMAVGRHVPMAMLFTQSKAGISHNPKEWSTLNDCVQTIHVLNHFLKQLCED, encoded by the coding sequence ATGAATCAGGTTGTTTCAGAAAATATAGAATTACGAAATAGGCTACAGTCAGACTTTGATCATTCCCTTTCTCATTCTGGAATAAGTGGGGAAAGAGTTGCGAAGCGACTTGCAGAGCTTGGCCAAATTGGATTAACCGAAGCGGGTGGAGTGAATCGGATTTCTTTTTCCAAGGAGGAACGAGCAGCGAAGGAGCTTGTGAAGAAGTGGATGCAGGAAATCGGTCTTTCTGTGCGAGAGGATGGAGCGGGAAATGTCTTCGGTCGCCTTGAAGGTACAAAGGAGCTTCCAGTAGTTATGTCAGGCTCGCATGTAGATAGTGTTCCTACCGGCGGACATTTCGATGGTCCACTTGGAGTCATTGCTGCCTTAGAGGTTGCAGAGGCCTGGAAGGATACAAACTATCAACCGAAAAAACCACTTGAGGTCGTCGTGTTTACCGATGAAGAAGGAGCGAGATTTAACGGAGGATTAACCGGTAGTCGGGCGATGACAGGTGAAATGGATATCGACAAACAAAAGAGTTTACTAGATATCTATGGAGATCCCTTTGAAGAAGTAATCCAAAAGGACGGTTTAACGTTAGAGGGCTTTATAGAAGCGAAAAGGGACTTATCGGAAATTGCTGCTTATGTTGAAGTTCATATTGAACAAGGAAAACGACTTGAAAAAGAAGGTCTACCGGTCGGAATTGTCACTGGTATCGCAGGTCCATCCTGGTTAAATATGACCTTTAAGGGGGAGGCTGGTCATGCGGGAAATACCCCAATGAATGACAGAAGGGACCCCTTAGTAGCTGCGAGTGAATTTGTTTCAAAAGTAAAGGATTTGCCAAAAACGGTGAGTGATTCAGCCGTTGCCACAGTAGGGAAATTAGAGGTTTTTCCAAATGGAGTGAATGTAATTCCAGGCGAGGTAAGATTAACCGTGGACATAAGAGATATCCATTCAGAAACGAGAGATACATTAGCGCAGCTTGTGAAGGACTTAGCGAATTCAACAAGTGATAAATATGAGGTTGAGGTGGAGATGAAGGAAACATTGCATGTTGCTCCCGTCGCTGTACCTCCTGACATGCAACAAAAAGCGGCCCGCGCAGTAACGGAAACGATTGGAACTAAAGCTTATTACTTACCAAGTGGTGCAGGTCATGATGCAATGGCAGTAGGCCGTCACGTACCGATGGCGATGCTCTTTACACAGAGTAAGGCAGGAATTAGTCATAATCCAAAGGAGTGGTCAACATTAAATGATTGTGTTCAAACCATTCATGTTTTGAATCACTTTTTGAAACAGCTGTGTGAAGATTAA
- a CDS encoding helix-turn-helix domain-containing protein, with the protein MNTEKKLMGLINSVRVLTSTLDLDEVLNHLIEEVLNVIEGANASVLFLYDKKIDRLYAKTAAGFDMEHLKKISLKPGEGMSGKTFLSRKGRIFLSETDTVEGMENISDHTMKYYGDALGQLRYPASALCVPLISKEDCIGVLTVDIYEKNVQFDESDLQLLETFAVQATIAIENAILFSRNERTKKMHEELSKVSLSQGGLEEITKTLAGLIDSKVAVIDEFLDVIVSSTVQSEKTAKKLAITYERLFEQAMKDEGVIYETIELEQNQQTRVYLFPIKTYKYTIGYLTIFLEGEAILDTIDRFAVEQASVIFALEMNRRETSTINDLKYSGYILDQILQNGYSALSHNQLSKINFFDNQNDRYVTVQAYIKDPLLSIKEFSDKKNQLIRYIYREIAGLQFKTLVLDKNMEVVFLLMVPSRVEEAELQRQLTKVFNQLQKRAKEMLDISLLVGIGRMVPHLKEVQSSYRDTQKCIDFLQSTNHLNMILSYQELGTQRLFLKTERNELKDFVNDMLGPIIAYDQENSTELLATLKVYLESNQNMALAAKRLYVHTNTIKYRLNTIKEIVSIDHLDGKKAFDLQLGLYVQEFLQL; encoded by the coding sequence ATGAATACGGAGAAGAAGTTGATGGGACTGATTAATTCGGTTCGGGTGTTAACGTCGACGCTGGATCTTGATGAGGTACTGAATCATTTGATTGAGGAGGTGTTGAATGTCATTGAGGGGGCGAATGCAAGTGTGTTGTTTTTGTATGATAAGAAGATTGATCGATTGTATGCAAAGACAGCAGCAGGTTTTGATATGGAGCATTTAAAGAAAATTTCACTTAAGCCTGGTGAAGGGATGAGTGGGAAAACATTCCTATCACGAAAGGGACGAATTTTTCTTTCAGAGACGGATACGGTTGAAGGGATGGAGAATATTAGCGATCATACGATGAAATATTACGGCGATGCGCTTGGACAGCTTCGCTATCCTGCGAGCGCACTTTGTGTACCCCTCATCTCAAAAGAAGATTGTATTGGTGTTTTGACGGTTGATATATACGAGAAAAACGTCCAGTTTGATGAAAGTGATTTGCAATTGCTCGAAACCTTTGCCGTTCAAGCAACAATTGCTATTGAAAATGCGATTCTTTTTTCGAGAAATGAACGAACGAAGAAGATGCATGAGGAGCTATCAAAGGTTTCTCTTTCACAAGGTGGCTTAGAGGAAATTACGAAAACATTAGCGGGTCTAATTGACAGCAAAGTAGCCGTTATTGATGAATTCCTCGATGTGATTGTATCCTCAACGGTACAGTCAGAAAAGACTGCGAAGAAGCTAGCTATCACCTATGAACGGTTGTTTGAACAAGCGATGAAAGATGAAGGAGTGATTTATGAAACGATTGAACTGGAGCAAAATCAACAAACCCGAGTTTATTTATTTCCAATTAAAACGTACAAATATACGATTGGCTACTTAACGATTTTCCTTGAAGGAGAAGCGATTCTAGATACAATTGATCGATTTGCTGTCGAACAGGCTAGTGTAATCTTTGCTCTAGAAATGAATCGTAGGGAAACGTCTACCATCAATGATTTAAAGTACTCAGGCTATATTTTGGATCAAATCTTACAAAATGGCTACAGTGCTCTTTCACACAATCAACTGTCAAAGATTAATTTTTTTGATAATCAAAATGATCGATATGTTACGGTTCAAGCCTACATTAAAGACCCTCTGCTATCAATAAAGGAATTCTCCGATAAGAAAAATCAGCTTATTAGGTATATCTACCGTGAAATCGCGGGGCTCCAATTTAAAACACTCGTGCTAGATAAGAATATGGAAGTGGTGTTCTTACTTATGGTGCCTAGTAGGGTAGAGGAAGCGGAGCTACAGCGACAATTAACAAAGGTTTTTAACCAGCTCCAAAAAAGAGCTAAAGAGATGTTAGACATATCTTTATTAGTTGGGATTGGCCGGATGGTTCCTCATTTAAAAGAAGTGCAATCTTCCTATCGTGATACGCAAAAGTGTATTGATTTTCTACAATCAACCAATCACCTGAACATGATCTTATCCTATCAAGAGCTTGGTACACAGCGCTTATTTTTGAAAACAGAGCGAAATGAGTTAAAGGATTTTGTGAACGATATGCTTGGACCGATTATAGCCTATGATCAGGAGAATTCAACAGAACTTTTAGCTACGTTAAAGGTTTACTTAGAATCCAATCAAAATATGGCACTTGCAGCTAAACGACTGTATGTACACACAAATACGATTAAATACAGGTTGAATACGATCAAGGAAATTGTAAGTATTGACCATTTAGATGGAAAAAAAGCGTTTGATCTACAATTGGGTTTATATGTCCAGGAATTCTTACAGCTCTAA
- a CDS encoding DUF3139 domain-containing protein has protein sequence MIIMVPSLIFGYVKYKLHSLEEQTYAYLLKEYKEEDILKVKANIQKGTLFIANVTFKDEPNYVYDYADIEER, from the coding sequence TTGATTATCATGGTTCCATCTCTGATTTTTGGTTATGTAAAATATAAACTCCATTCTTTAGAAGAGCAAACATATGCTTATTTATTAAAGGAATATAAAGAAGAGGATATTTTAAAAGTAAAAGCTAATATACAGAAAGGTACACTGTTTATCGCAAACGTTACTTTTAAAGATGAGCCTAATTATGTATATGATTACGCAGATATTGAGGAGAGATAA